In the Quercus lobata isolate SW786 chromosome 5, ValleyOak3.0 Primary Assembly, whole genome shotgun sequence genome, one interval contains:
- the LOC115992410 gene encoding NAC domain-containing protein 73-like, whose translation MTWCNDSDDDRALQIITATSKENTNVLDPPKTDYIRNTITCPSCGQDIEFQDQAGIHDLPGLPAGVKFDPTDHEILEHLEAKILSDTRKLHPLIDEFIPTLEGENGICYTHPEKLPGVSKDGQIRHFFHRPSKAYTTGTRKRRKVHTDEDGSETRWHKTGKTRPVFVGGAVKGYKKILVLYTNYGRQRKPEKTNWVMHQYHLGNNEEEKDGELVASKVFYQTQPRQCGSSIKDSLTNQSVHDSPNEIPIPKNPTALLEYYNTPFINYDQGGHNRESPPQLIPNLVVQGDASSFVRLAADASKGKYERK comes from the exons ATGACATGGTGCAATGATTCAGACGATGATAGGGCTCTTCAGATAATCACGGCAACttctaaagaaaatacaaatgtTCTTGACCCACCCAAAACCGATTATATCAGGAATACCATAACATGCCCATCATGTGGCCAGGACATAGAGTTCCAAGATCAg GCCGGAATTCATGATTTGCCGGGGCTACCAGCAGGGGTGAAGTTTGATCCGACAGACCATGAGATTCTTGAACATTTAGAGGCAAAGATTCTGTCTGATACGCGGAAGCTTCATCCTCTTATTGATGAATTCATCCCAACACTTGAGGGAGAGAATGGAATTTGCTATACTCATCCAGAAAAACTACCAG GAGTAAGCAAAGACGGCCAAATCCGGCACTTCTTCCATCGACCTTCAAAGGCATACACGACTGGGACTAGGAAACGAAGGAAGGTCCACACTGATGAAGATGGGAGCGAGACGAGATGGCACAAAACAGGCAAGACAAGGCCAGTCTTTGTTGGTGGGGCAGTGAAGGGGTACAAAAAGATCTTGGTTCTCTACACCAACTATGGCAGGCAAAGAAAGCCTGAGAAAACAAACTGGGTGATGCACCAATACCATCTTGGGAACaatgaagaagagaaagatgGAGAATTAGTGGCTTCAAAGGTTTTCTACCAGACACAACCTAGACAATGTGGTTCAAGTATTAAGGATTCATTGACTAACCAAAGCGTGCATGATAGTCCTAATGAGATTCCCATACCTAAAAACCCTACAGCTCTTTTGGAGTATTACAACACTCCTTTTATTAACTATGACCAGGGGGGCCATAATAGGGAAAGCCCACCACAACTAATTCCAAATTTGGTTGTCCAAGGTGATGCGTCTTCGTTTGTTCGATTAGCTGCAGATGCAAGCAAAGGAAAGTATGAGAGAAAATAG